Proteins co-encoded in one Candidatus Kapaibacterium sp. genomic window:
- the priA gene encoding primosomal protein N' — protein MPRYVNIALPLAADKLFSYHIPTEFSGEVVGVRALVPFRQRELTGVIVEELSAPPQTPTKPVLELLDDAPIFSASLLRFTRWVADYYLCSWGEVLKAALPPGMTPQRELQVRLLRTPTEEELSQLERRAPKRAALLRLLQQHATPVRVGYLARQLRHPHLSEQLHALEQHGYIALEGQPLQTRRPRRTRAVAVLPELISDPERFRTTMEELTQSSPAQARLLSVLYTYQLRNSTPMPLKEALRQSRASTTTLRHLLRRGLVSDTTLEDLLPAPPEAESPLAERNELLLPLTPEQEYAVRRVCEALEAGGPKVFLLRGVTGSGKTLVYLHAIRKALELGKDVLFLVPEIALTPQLIDRIQRAFPERVAVLHSRMNPTERFQTWRAIRTGHARVVLGARSAIFAPLPRLGLLIVDEEHEPSYKQEEPAPRYHARDCAVMRAHMEGAVAILGSATPSLESFYNAQIGKYHLLELRHRADGAQLPYIRIIDLRQARREHRMRGVFTEELLDAIHHRLTEGQGIILFHNRRGFARWLQCPECGHIPTCAYCSVSLTYHKIPKLLRCHYCGYSTPVPEECPRCGHVELEDIGTGTQRVEEELEASLRALYPQALIARMDSDTTTRKGAHRRLLQRFARGELHILVGTQMVAKGLDFPHVTLVGVINADVLLFLPDFRATERAFQLLVQVAGRAGRRSDAPGEVLIQTAHPDHPVVVAVQTGNEDLFYHDELQHRKAALYPPFTRFVVVELSGVDEEKVHHHAHLFAKCIPSHPGVLKLGPAIPTIVRVRQRYRRLVILKGLKQADPAAQHLRSVLRTALARYQRQYATSSVRLTVDVDAYGML, from the coding sequence TCTACGTTTCACACGATGGGTAGCCGACTACTACCTCTGCTCCTGGGGCGAGGTCCTCAAGGCAGCGCTCCCACCAGGCATGACTCCACAGCGGGAGCTGCAAGTACGACTCCTCCGAACGCCAACAGAGGAGGAACTCTCCCAGTTGGAACGCCGTGCCCCAAAGCGAGCAGCTCTGCTACGCCTCCTCCAGCAGCACGCAACCCCAGTCCGCGTCGGTTACCTTGCCCGTCAGCTACGGCACCCTCACCTCTCCGAGCAACTCCATGCTCTAGAGCAGCACGGCTACATCGCCCTGGAAGGACAGCCTCTACAGACCCGCCGACCGCGTCGGACCCGCGCTGTAGCAGTGCTCCCAGAGCTCATCTCCGATCCAGAGCGCTTCCGCACAACCATGGAAGAGCTCACTCAGTCCTCCCCTGCACAGGCACGGCTGCTGAGCGTGCTCTACACCTATCAACTCCGAAACTCTACCCCCATGCCCCTGAAGGAAGCGCTGCGCCAGAGTCGAGCCTCCACGACGACCCTCCGCCACCTACTCCGTCGAGGGCTCGTCTCAGACACAACCCTGGAAGATCTGCTGCCAGCGCCGCCGGAAGCCGAGAGTCCCTTAGCAGAACGGAACGAGCTCCTCTTGCCCTTAACGCCAGAGCAGGAGTACGCCGTCCGCCGTGTCTGCGAGGCCTTAGAAGCTGGTGGGCCGAAGGTCTTCCTCTTGCGTGGTGTCACTGGCAGTGGCAAGACACTAGTCTACCTGCATGCGATCCGCAAGGCGCTGGAACTGGGGAAGGACGTGCTCTTCTTGGTGCCCGAGATTGCGCTCACCCCACAGCTTATCGACCGCATTCAGAGGGCTTTTCCCGAACGGGTGGCAGTGTTACACAGCCGCATGAATCCGACAGAACGCTTCCAGACGTGGCGTGCCATCCGGACGGGACACGCACGGGTCGTCCTCGGTGCCCGCTCAGCCATTTTCGCTCCACTGCCTCGGCTAGGACTCCTCATCGTTGACGAAGAGCACGAACCCTCTTACAAGCAGGAGGAACCCGCCCCGCGGTACCACGCACGTGACTGTGCGGTGATGCGGGCCCATATGGAAGGAGCAGTAGCAATCCTGGGTTCTGCAACCCCTTCGCTGGAGAGCTTCTACAACGCTCAAATCGGGAAATACCACCTGCTGGAGCTCCGGCACCGGGCTGACGGAGCCCAACTCCCCTACATCCGCATTATCGATCTCCGCCAGGCCCGCCGAGAACACCGCATGCGCGGAGTCTTCACAGAAGAACTCCTCGACGCCATTCACCACCGGCTAACTGAAGGGCAAGGGATCATCCTCTTCCACAACCGCCGCGGTTTCGCCCGCTGGCTACAGTGTCCAGAGTGCGGTCATATCCCAACGTGCGCCTATTGCAGCGTCTCGCTTACCTACCACAAAATCCCCAAGCTGCTGCGATGCCACTACTGTGGTTACTCCACCCCCGTGCCTGAGGAATGTCCCCGCTGTGGTCACGTAGAGCTAGAGGACATCGGCACCGGCACCCAGCGGGTGGAGGAAGAGCTGGAAGCTTCCCTGCGTGCTCTCTACCCCCAAGCCCTCATTGCACGCATGGACTCCGACACCACTACCCGCAAAGGAGCTCACCGACGCCTCCTACAGCGCTTCGCCCGCGGAGAGCTCCACATCCTCGTCGGGACACAAATGGTCGCTAAGGGGCTGGATTTCCCCCACGTGACATTGGTAGGCGTCATCAACGCTGACGTCCTTCTCTTCCTGCCCGACTTCCGCGCCACCGAACGTGCTTTCCAGCTCCTAGTCCAGGTTGCCGGACGTGCCGGACGCCGCAGTGACGCTCCCGGCGAGGTGCTCATCCAGACAGCTCATCCAGACCACCCCGTCGTCGTTGCGGTACAGACAGGCAACGAGGACCTCTTCTACCACGACGAACTCCAACACCGCAAGGCTGCTCTTTACCCACCCTTCACGCGCTTCGTTGTGGTGGAGCTTTCCGGCGTGGACGAAGAGAAGGTCCATCACCACGCCCATCTCTTCGCCAAGTGCATCCCCTCCCATCCAGGCGTCCTAAAGCTTGGCCCTGCGATTCCGACAATCGTGCGCGTCCGTCAGCGCTATCGCCGCCTAGTCATCCTCAAGGGCCTCAAGCAGGCAGATCCTGCGGCACAGCACCTGCGATCGGTGCTACGAACAGCCCTGGCACGCTACCAGCGCCAGTATGCTACCTCCAGCGTCCGCCTCACCGTTGACGTGGATGCCTATGGGATGCTGTAG
- a CDS encoding exodeoxyribonuclease V subunit gamma: MEQNYRSTKRILALAESLIQHNRHQIPKRLWTANPEGEPAVLLVCADERDEARQVVEHILAEHRRGYRYGDIAVLYRTNAQSQALEEACRHFGVPYVLVGSLSFYQRKEIKDALAYLRLLVNPADTVSWLRIINVPPRGIGAATLEHLRATADSWNCSFWEALQRSAEIPQLRRSACETLQHLISTIEQFRAALDHQPLDTVVLEYLEAVGLLGYYRSSDEEERYANLERFIATVAEYVEQATSTPTLREYLQHIALLSEVDQTQQDADAVTLMTLHAAKGLEFPIVFIVGLEDGLLPIARSASIAEELEEERRLLYVGITRAQERLYLSYAQYRRRWGEVLPSRPSPFLSELHHDHIVTTASPQLTTVSPRTTLSYHSFCETHENGLVGLRPGARVHHPTFGIGTVESLEGDGDDRRALVRFATNGRKLLLLRYARLRVLD, from the coding sequence TTGGAGCAGAACTACCGCTCCACGAAACGCATCTTAGCCCTGGCTGAGTCCCTCATCCAGCACAACCGCCACCAGATCCCCAAGCGGCTCTGGACAGCCAATCCAGAAGGGGAGCCAGCAGTACTCCTCGTGTGCGCTGATGAGCGGGACGAAGCTCGACAGGTCGTCGAACACATCTTAGCAGAGCATCGTCGTGGCTACCGCTACGGCGATATCGCCGTACTCTACCGCACGAACGCTCAATCCCAGGCCCTAGAGGAGGCTTGTCGCCACTTCGGCGTCCCCTACGTCTTGGTTGGCAGCCTCTCCTTCTACCAGCGCAAAGAGATCAAGGATGCACTGGCCTATCTGCGCCTCCTGGTCAACCCCGCTGACACAGTCAGTTGGCTTCGGATCATCAACGTCCCACCCCGAGGGATTGGCGCAGCAACGTTGGAACACCTGCGAGCCACTGCCGACTCTTGGAACTGTAGCTTCTGGGAGGCCCTCCAGCGGAGTGCGGAAATCCCACAGCTTCGCCGCTCTGCCTGTGAGACGCTTCAGCATTTGATCTCCACCATAGAGCAGTTCCGCGCTGCGCTTGACCACCAGCCACTCGACACCGTTGTGCTAGAGTACTTGGAAGCCGTCGGCCTACTAGGGTACTATCGTAGCAGCGACGAGGAGGAGCGCTACGCCAACCTAGAACGCTTCATTGCTACAGTGGCGGAGTACGTAGAACAGGCCACATCCACACCGACCCTCCGGGAGTACCTACAACACATCGCGCTGCTGAGCGAGGTAGACCAGACCCAGCAGGATGCAGATGCTGTCACCCTCATGACCCTCCACGCAGCCAAAGGGCTGGAGTTTCCTATCGTGTTCATTGTGGGCTTGGAGGACGGTCTATTGCCGATCGCACGCTCTGCCTCCATTGCGGAAGAGCTGGAGGAAGAGCGCCGCCTCCTTTACGTTGGTATCACTCGGGCACAGGAGCGACTCTACCTCAGTTACGCTCAGTACCGGCGCCGCTGGGGCGAAGTCCTTCCCAGTCGTCCCTCACCCTTCCTGTCCGAACTCCACCACGACCACATTGTCACCACTGCCAGCCCCCAGCTGACTACCGTAAGCCCCCGCACGACGCTCAGCTACCATTCCTTCTGTGAAACGCACGAGAACGGCCTCGTAGGGCTTCGCCCTGGAGCACGCGTCCATCACCCTACTTTTGGTATCGGCACTGTAGAGTCCCTCGAAGGCGATGGGGACGATAGGCGTGCATTGGTCCGATTCGCTACAAATGGACGGAAACTGCTACTACTGCGCTATGCACGTCTACGAGTGCTGGACTGA
- a CDS encoding OmpA family protein, whose amino-acid sequence MRHAQRMLANPEVARRLLPWKLVVVVFGILALLLTGCRPPLPSARVACPEPEPPRCSARPWDGHPKDTTLRTDRPYWSISAVQGLSEPQRDELALRSFPDGTAWVTLSTKRRQWVMTARLPQLARAQLEAEWQAEFTAYGMPTGTPKYLIVAARPNPPDSADIRLFAGSLRGSRLVVDSALRWPPSGITWESQPALSPNGKVLFFAADYPEGYGGTDLYFAIKAPDGSWQGPYSCGPYVNSACNELTPSVSADGRWLLFASNGHSSVGGYDIFAASISPEFWRWVERGMPTLPSDTRLLQPWFSEALNLGTPVNSPADELSPVAPGTPDSLLYWSSNRAGSFDVYVLQRHEPLATPLSPAEVRKVELRGQVRERETQRPIARAEVRAYRVGESEPIAQTTTDTTGLYRLQVPAQTEIELVAQAGEVFFEARRIATGTRDTVLPPLEPPVRLFLRLNFPFDRYDAPYPFVLDSLGNETSMTWQRAIDLLAEHLLQYRHQIRYILLVGHTDDIGSAEYNRWLGQRRVEFVVRELLRRGVPKELLQWESAGQSQLLPRLPNEAVELWRKRCRRVELTKVLQNPR is encoded by the coding sequence ATGCGCCATGCACAGCGGATGCTAGCCAACCCTGAAGTAGCTCGTAGGCTCCTGCCCTGGAAGCTAGTGGTGGTTGTCTTCGGAATCCTTGCGCTGCTGCTAACTGGCTGCCGACCCCCACTGCCGAGCGCCCGGGTTGCGTGCCCGGAACCAGAGCCCCCACGCTGTAGTGCTCGCCCATGGGACGGACATCCGAAGGATACGACGCTACGCACCGACCGTCCATACTGGAGCATCTCCGCAGTGCAAGGTCTCTCCGAACCTCAGCGCGACGAGCTCGCTCTCCGAAGCTTCCCAGATGGCACTGCATGGGTAACGCTGTCAACAAAGCGACGCCAATGGGTTATGACTGCGCGGCTGCCCCAGCTTGCCCGAGCCCAGCTCGAAGCAGAATGGCAGGCCGAATTCACGGCTTATGGTATGCCTACCGGCACTCCGAAATACCTCATTGTTGCCGCCCGACCGAATCCCCCCGACTCCGCCGACATTCGACTCTTTGCGGGCTCACTCCGAGGCTCCAGGCTCGTCGTAGATTCTGCTCTCCGCTGGCCTCCTTCCGGCATCACTTGGGAGTCACAGCCAGCACTCTCTCCCAACGGGAAGGTCCTCTTCTTCGCTGCCGACTATCCTGAGGGCTACGGCGGAACGGACCTCTACTTCGCCATCAAGGCTCCTGACGGCTCCTGGCAGGGGCCGTACAGCTGCGGTCCCTACGTCAACTCTGCCTGCAATGAGCTTACTCCTTCCGTGAGTGCGGATGGGCGTTGGCTACTCTTCGCCTCCAACGGACACTCCAGCGTTGGGGGCTATGACATCTTCGCTGCCTCAATTTCCCCGGAATTCTGGAGATGGGTAGAGCGCGGCATGCCGACGCTTCCCTCCGATACTCGGCTGCTCCAACCGTGGTTTAGCGAGGCGCTCAACCTTGGGACACCCGTGAACTCCCCCGCAGACGAGCTCTCCCCAGTAGCTCCTGGCACCCCGGATTCGCTCCTCTACTGGAGCTCAAACCGAGCGGGCAGCTTCGACGTGTACGTCCTGCAGCGCCACGAACCGCTCGCAACGCCGCTCTCCCCAGCCGAAGTACGGAAAGTAGAGTTGCGAGGGCAAGTGCGGGAGCGGGAGACCCAGCGTCCTATCGCTAGAGCAGAGGTCCGGGCTTATCGGGTCGGCGAGTCCGAGCCCATCGCTCAGACAACCACCGACACCACAGGCCTCTACCGGCTGCAGGTTCCAGCCCAAACAGAGATAGAGCTCGTAGCCCAAGCAGGAGAAGTCTTCTTCGAAGCCCGCCGTATCGCAACCGGTACTCGTGACACAGTGTTGCCCCCGCTGGAACCACCGGTTCGCCTCTTCCTGCGCCTCAACTTCCCCTTCGACCGCTACGATGCCCCATACCCGTTCGTGTTGGATAGCCTGGGCAACGAGACCAGCATGACATGGCAGCGTGCCATAGACCTACTGGCCGAGCACCTGCTACAGTACCGCCACCAGATCCGCTACATCCTGCTGGTAGGGCACACCGACGACATCGGCTCAGCCGAATACAACCGATGGCTGGGACAGCGGCGCGTGGAATTCGTCGTCCGTGAGCTCTTGCGCCGCGGAGTCCCCAAGGAGCTCCTCCAATGGGAATCAGCTGGACAGAGCCAACTGCTCCCCCGCCTTCCCAATGAAGCAGTAGAGCTATGGCGGAAGCGCTGCCGGCGTGTTGAGCTGACCAAAGTCCTGCAGAACCCCAGATGA
- a CDS encoding PBP1A family penicillin-binding protein has translation MITARRRRYFWLLLLSLGLWVAGCAYVTIRVVSELPSLEQLENPPQELASRVLSADGEVIGQFFVKQRAYLPFDSIPPAFLQGLIATEDRAFYRHWGIHLARIVKAFIKNLLAGDLTREGASTLTQQLARNLYFGHEVSLWRKLRETITAIQLEHTYSKQEILEMYTNTVYFGRGAYGLTVASQVYFDKPPSKLSLPEIAYLVAVLKAPELYDAHEYPERALQRRNLVLRLMWENGFISESQARQAMSEPLRVVATPSHRTQHGIAPHFLELLRQTISQDVRLQGYDLYRDGLTIYTTLNARIQRYALAAVREHLAEYQPLFDRLWKWPPGLLAKLVDQAIRHDPRYLSARPEERDAVARRLRSDRRLIDSVRYAATRIQVGVVVLDIATGDILALIGAAPEVPGAPYAARSFLNHVAQIRRQPGSAFKPFVYAAALQRGLSPNFQIPSGPFRLVLADGTVWAPQGSGEHLGPTVTLHTALKYSINTVAARLITEHTTPSEVAALARRLGIETPLRPVPALALGASEVTPLELTNAYATIARQGIRIQPRFLLRVEDRYGNVLLDETTHRSVSDALPAAIAQQLITMLTEVVNGGTGSSIRRWYTGAAAGKTGTTNDFADAWFVGFTPDVAAGVWVGFDDRRITFTGWYGQGGRAAAPIWGRLMQKLYADTSLPYRPRNFELPNVTPPSYDTLTPDLLLNPPPDFLPPPQ, from the coding sequence ATGATAACCGCACGACGTCGGCGGTACTTCTGGCTCCTTCTGCTTAGTTTGGGGCTGTGGGTAGCAGGCTGCGCTTACGTTACCATCCGTGTCGTCAGTGAGCTGCCATCACTCGAGCAGCTAGAGAACCCACCACAAGAGCTAGCCAGCCGCGTACTGAGCGCTGACGGCGAGGTCATTGGGCAATTCTTCGTTAAGCAGCGCGCCTACCTCCCCTTCGACAGCATCCCACCAGCATTCCTGCAGGGACTTATCGCCACCGAAGACCGAGCCTTCTATCGCCACTGGGGAATCCATCTGGCCCGCATCGTCAAGGCGTTCATCAAAAACCTCCTCGCTGGGGACTTGACACGTGAGGGAGCTTCCACGCTGACGCAGCAACTTGCACGCAACCTCTACTTTGGGCACGAAGTGAGCCTCTGGCGTAAGCTGCGGGAGACAATCACCGCCATCCAGCTTGAGCACACCTACAGCAAGCAGGAAATCCTGGAGATGTACACGAACACGGTCTACTTCGGGCGCGGCGCCTACGGCTTGACAGTTGCTTCACAAGTCTACTTCGACAAGCCCCCTTCCAAGCTGAGCCTGCCGGAGATTGCTTACCTAGTCGCCGTCTTGAAAGCCCCAGAGCTCTACGACGCTCACGAGTACCCGGAGCGGGCCCTCCAGCGCCGCAACCTCGTACTGCGCCTGATGTGGGAGAACGGATTCATCAGCGAATCGCAAGCCCGACAAGCGATGAGTGAACCACTGCGCGTTGTGGCAACACCGAGTCACCGAACGCAGCACGGGATCGCTCCTCACTTCCTGGAGCTGCTGCGGCAGACCATCAGCCAAGACGTTCGGCTGCAGGGATACGACCTCTACCGCGATGGACTCACGATCTACACTACCCTGAACGCCCGCATCCAGCGCTATGCCCTGGCTGCTGTACGCGAACACCTAGCCGAGTACCAGCCCCTCTTCGACCGGCTATGGAAATGGCCCCCTGGGCTGCTAGCGAAGCTCGTCGACCAGGCCATCCGGCACGACCCGCGATACCTCTCGGCTCGCCCCGAAGAGCGCGATGCTGTTGCTCGTCGCCTACGTAGCGACCGTCGGTTGATCGACTCCGTCCGCTACGCTGCTACGCGGATCCAAGTCGGAGTTGTGGTGCTCGACATAGCAACGGGTGATATCCTGGCCCTCATTGGTGCTGCCCCAGAGGTTCCAGGTGCCCCATATGCAGCCCGCTCCTTCCTGAACCATGTTGCTCAAATCCGACGGCAACCTGGTTCGGCTTTCAAGCCTTTTGTCTACGCGGCTGCGCTCCAGCGCGGGCTTTCGCCTAACTTCCAAATCCCCAGCGGACCATTTCGACTCGTACTGGCCGACGGCACCGTTTGGGCGCCGCAAGGCTCAGGTGAACACTTAGGTCCGACGGTCACATTGCACACAGCGCTGAAGTACTCCATCAACACTGTCGCTGCACGGCTCATCACAGAGCACACAACTCCCAGTGAAGTCGCAGCCCTAGCCCGCCGCCTGGGGATAGAGACTCCTCTACGCCCCGTGCCAGCGCTGGCCCTCGGCGCTTCGGAGGTCACCCCTCTAGAGCTTACGAATGCATACGCCACAATCGCTCGACAAGGCATTCGGATTCAGCCCCGCTTCCTGCTCCGCGTTGAAGACCGCTACGGCAACGTCCTACTGGACGAGACCACACACCGCTCCGTCTCTGACGCCCTCCCTGCGGCTATTGCCCAGCAGCTCATCACGATGCTCACCGAAGTTGTCAACGGTGGGACTGGCAGCAGCATCCGGCGGTGGTACACTGGAGCTGCGGCTGGCAAGACGGGAACCACAAACGACTTCGCCGACGCCTGGTTCGTCGGCTTCACTCCTGACGTCGCTGCAGGTGTCTGGGTTGGATTCGACGACCGGCGGATTACATTCACTGGCTGGTACGGTCAGGGCGGGCGTGCTGCCGCCCCAATCTGGGGGCGCCTGATGCAGAAGCTCTACGCTGACACCTCACTGCCTTACCGCCCCCGCAACTTCGAGCTTCCCAACGTCACCCCACCATCTTACGACACACTGACCCCCGACCTCCTCCTCAATCCCCCACCTGACTTTCTTCCGCCTCCACAGTAG
- a CDS encoding ATP-dependent Clp protease adaptor ClpS: MEVKTRPGEEVLEYGATGTDLPAKVILFNDDWHTFEEVILQLIKATGCSRQRAEALTWEVHTRGKAAVYEGELPQCLRVSSVLEEIGLHTQIEC; the protein is encoded by the coding sequence ATGGAAGTGAAGACTCGCCCAGGAGAAGAGGTTCTGGAGTATGGAGCAACGGGGACTGACCTGCCAGCGAAGGTCATACTGTTCAACGATGACTGGCACACGTTCGAGGAGGTTATCCTCCAGCTCATCAAGGCTACTGGTTGCAGCCGACAGCGGGCTGAAGCCTTGACGTGGGAGGTACATACGCGGGGCAAGGCTGCAGTTTACGAGGGAGAGCTGCCACAGTGCCTGCGCGTCAGTTCCGTGCTGGAGGAGATTGGGCTACACACCCAGATTGAGTGCTAG
- a CDS encoding CADD family putative folate metabolism protein, with the protein MQSMQMSGFLERLDAVIAERHMLHHPFYQLWNEGALTLPMLQQYAKEYYLHVHTFPTYVSATHARCHELSIRQMLLENLIEEEHGPDNHPELWLRFAEALGVSREEIFRHTYLPQTRLAVELLRELAFRPHPAEGLAALYAYESQVPEVAAVKLEGLRRYYGITSERGLAFFTVHLHADEVHRTVVREALAYLCTTTEAQERAIDAAREAADALNLLLDGVYQTYCLHPPVTS; encoded by the coding sequence ATGCAGTCGATGCAGATGTCTGGATTCCTAGAGCGCCTGGATGCTGTGATTGCTGAACGGCATATGCTCCATCATCCTTTCTACCAGCTCTGGAACGAAGGGGCACTGACACTCCCAATGCTGCAGCAGTACGCCAAAGAGTACTACCTCCACGTCCACACATTCCCAACCTACGTCAGTGCAACGCACGCCCGCTGCCACGAACTCTCCATCCGGCAGATGCTGCTGGAGAACCTCATAGAGGAAGAGCACGGCCCAGACAACCACCCCGAGCTCTGGCTCCGGTTTGCGGAGGCCCTGGGGGTATCACGTGAGGAGATCTTCCGCCATACCTACTTACCACAGACCCGCCTAGCAGTTGAGCTGCTCCGGGAGTTAGCCTTTCGTCCACACCCCGCTGAAGGACTGGCCGCTCTCTACGCCTACGAATCCCAGGTCCCAGAGGTCGCAGCCGTCAAGCTGGAGGGTCTGCGCCGGTACTACGGCATCACTAGCGAACGAGGTCTAGCCTTCTTCACCGTACACCTCCATGCTGACGAGGTTCACCGGACCGTCGTACGGGAAGCGCTGGCCTATCTATGCACTACCACCGAGGCCCAGGAACGAGCGATAGATGCAGCTCGTGAAGCTGCTGACGCTCTGAACTTACTGTTGGACGGAGTGTACCAGACCTACTGCCTCCACCCGCCGGTTACCTCGTAG